A stretch of Megalobrama amblycephala isolate DHTTF-2021 linkage group LG14, ASM1881202v1, whole genome shotgun sequence DNA encodes these proteins:
- the LOC125245813 gene encoding gastrula zinc finger protein XlCGF57.1-like — translation MAFIKEESEDIKIEEEETLRVKQEDIERQTDLMAVKEESQEDTKKEVKDLHAKHHDLLTGEKTLNCSLNEKTSKRKRAQNKESNMTCEYCGKAFIKHKNLQVHMRVHTGEKPFTCQQCGKSFTQKGSLKSHMRVHTKESPFTCEQCGKSFTQKGNLKVHMRIHFKETPFTCQECGKSFTQKGSLKDHMRIHTGENPYTCQQCGKSFIRKGNLKVHMRVHTGESPYTCQHCGKSFSQKASLNSHTRIHTGERPFKCSQCEKSFTHKGTLTNHMSIHTGEKPFVCGLCGKGFRFSITLNYHMKIHSKDNCSVCHQCGKRFTDKKHLKNHVEIHIGEKPFMCHHCGKTFKNNANLQIHIRIHTGEKPFTCLQCGKSFTVKGNLDIHSRVHTGERPYSCLRCERTFKYHRDLKCHLLTHSRKKLQRSECDKSLTKRSNLRNHLHIHSGGRRFSCDQCKKTFLLQSHLKMHVKSHTDVRPYSCSFCRKHFKWLSNLKWHQKLSTCVKSKLRSCRR, via the exons atggcgtttattaaagaggagagtgaagacataAAGATTGAAGAAGAAGAAACCTTAAGAGTGAAACAAGAAGATATTGAGAGACAAACAG ATCTGATGGCAGTGAAAGAGGAGAGTCAAGAGGACACTAAAAAGGAAGTCAAAGATCTGCATGCTAAACATCATGATTTATTAACTggagaaaaaaccttgaatTGCTCACTGAATGAGAAGacttcaaaaagaaaaagagctCAAAATAAAGAAAGTAATATGACCTGTGAATATTGTGGAAAGGCtttcataaaacataaaaaccttcaagttcacatgagagttcacacaggagagaagccatttACATGCcagcagtgtggaaagagtttcactcaaaAAGGTAGTCTTAAAtcccacatgagagttcacactaaAGAGAGCCCTTTCACCTGTGAacaatgtggaaaaagttttaCTCAAAAAGGAAACCTGAAAGTCCATATGAGAATTCATTTTAAAGAGACCCCATTCACCTGCCAagaatgtggaaaaagtttcactcaaaaaggaAGCCTGAAAGATCACATGAGAATACACACTGGAGAGAACCCTTACacatgccaacaatgtggaaaaagtttcattCGAAAAGGAAACCTGAAAGTCCatatgagagttcacactggagagagcccttacacctgccaacattGTGGAAAAAGTTTTTCTCAAAAAGCAAGCCTTAACAGCCACacaagaattcacactggagaaaggcctttcaaatgctcccagtGTGAAAAGAGTTTTACACATAAAGGAACCCTTACTAACCACATGtcaattcacactggagagaagccattcgtATGTGGTCTGTGTGGAAAGGGTTTCAGATTTTCAATAACCCTTAATTACCACATGAAGATTCACTCAAAAGATAACTGTTCTGTATGTCACCAATGTGGAAAACGTTTCACAGACAAGAAACACCTTAAGAATCATGTTGAAATTCACAttggagaaaagcctttcatGTGTCATCACTGTGGAAAGACattcaaaaacaatgcaaaCCTTCAGATTCAcataagaattcacactggagagaagcctttcacctgtcttcagtgtggaaagagtttcacggTTAAAGGAAACCTTGACATTCACTCAAgggttcatactggagagaggCCTTACAGTTGTCTTAGGTGTGAGAGGACTTTCAAATATCATAGAGACCTGAAATGTCATTTGCTAACTCATTCTAGAAAGAAATTACAAAGATCTGAGTGTGACAAGAGTTTAACGAAAAGGAGCAATTTAAGAAATCACCTGCACATTCACTCTGGAGGAAGGCGATTTAGTTGTGatcagtgtaaaaaaacatttcttttgcaATCACATTTAAAGATGCATGTGAAAAGTCACACAGATGTGAGACCCTATTCTTGTTCTTTTTGTAGAAAGCATTTTAAATGGCTCAGCAATTTAAAATGGCACCAGAAATTATCTACCTGTGTGAAATCAAAGCTACGTTCATGCCGCAGATGA